Proteins from a genomic interval of Coccinella septempunctata chromosome 2, icCocSept1.1, whole genome shotgun sequence:
- the LOC123307567 gene encoding insulinoma-associated protein 1a-like, with translation MPRMQFQHHDMEFETFRNSYQPAVLQRLGFESHFLSSTAFHLQHLQYVQRSYSEPLELTTSYPLDLSLKTQAPITPPCTPSPGIKRQHSPTPELPTKKKVTQTSFSTKKTNKATRKLNFDEDNSSPVSGTIIRELGPDENLVVRKGDIDPAFNVVEVTEEAKAEIAKIENHIGDYVCRLCKELYEDAFGLAQHRCSRIVHVEYRCPECDKVFNCPANLASHRRWHKPRPSKEAKTEEVKEDDMSEQFTCSECGKRFKRIAYLRKHQTVHQIE, from the coding sequence ATGCCTCGCATGCAATTCCAACACCATGACATGGAATTCGAAACGTTTCGCAACAGTTATCAGCCGGCAGTCCTCCAGAGACTGGGCTTCGAGTCGCACTTCCTATCCAGCACGGCGTTCCATCTTCAACACCTCCAATACGTCCAGCGTTCCTACTCGGAGCCTCTGGAACTGACAACCTCGTATCCTCTGGACTTGAGCTTGAAGACTCAAGCTCCCATAACACCGCCATGTACACCTTCGCCTGGCATCAAACGACAACATTCCCCAACACCAGAACTCCCGACCAAGAAGAAGGTTACACAGACATCATTCAGTACCAAGAAAACGAACAAGGCTACTAGGAAACTGAACTTCGACGAAGACAACAGTTCCCCAGTGTCTGGCACCATCATCCGCGAACTTGGACCTGACGAAAATCTGGTAGTACGCAAAGGAGACATAGATCCAGCCTTCAACGTCGTGGAGGTAACCGAAGAGGCCAAAGCAGAAATCGCCAAGATAGAGAACCACATCGGTGACTACGTTTGTAGACTCTGCAAAGAACTGTACGAAGACGCCTTCGGACTTGCACAACACAGATGTTCCAGAATCGTTCACGTAGAATACAGATGTCCGGAATGTGACAAAGTATTCAACTGTCCCGCCAACCTGGCGTCCCATCGCAGGTGGCACAAACCCAGACCATCGAAAGAGGCCAAAACCGAGGAAGTCAAAGAGGACGATATGTCCGAGCAATTCACGTGTTCCGAATGTGGGAAGCGGTTCAAGAGGATTGCCTACCTAAGGAAACATCAGACGGTACATCAGATTGAATGA